AGAAAAAGCCTCAAAACGCTGCCAGGGCAGCGTTGCACGATAGCCTTCAAGCAACCCACAGCGCGCCAATACCTCAGTGCCCCCGGCCAACCCACCTAGCGCCACGCCGCGCCCCTGGTGCCCTCTCAACCACTCATTCAACTTCGCGGGCAGTGTATAGGGCAATGGCGTGGGTGCGCATATTAATAGCAGGTCTAGTGGGCCTAAGGCAGTACTTAGCTCGTGCTGAGCTATTAGCGAAAGCTGGGCGCTACTTCGCACGGGCTCATCATTAAGGCTAAGCGTGACGGTCTGATAAAGCATTTTCCCACTTAGTTGGTTAGCCATTTGCAGCGGTTCCAACGCGCTGGCGTGGGTTAATAATGAAAAACCTGGCAGCAGCAGAAAGGCTACCCGCCGACGAGGTAGCGCTTCCTGTGAGGCTAACGGGTTGGGCTGCATGATAACTGATTGAGTTGCATGAAAAGATGCATGAAGAACCGCCATCGACGTAAATAGACAATCATCTTACCCAATTGCGTAGAGGATGGCAGCGTTATGACCACTGCAGTAAAAACGTGACGCATGAATGCAAATTGCCGGGCGCTAGGCCCGGCAAAAAGAAAGAATGGTTAAGTACTAATTACCGCGGTTAATAATGCCTAACACGACGATACTAACCACAATCACCCCGAGAATAATAACCACCAACGGGAGTAGCTTGTACAACCCCTCTGGTCGCTTCTTTGCCTCCGGCTGTAGGTGCGGTTTTGAGGATTCATAATCCTCAGGTATCCGCTCATTTATCATGTGCTGCTTCTCTTCTTCCGGAGTCTTGCTTTCCCTAGTATCCATAAACACCTCCAGCGTTCCGGTCGAATTGGGCGGCGCTACCGCCTCTATGAATGGCTTACAGGTTTACGACATCAAACGTAACCTCTGGGTTAACGTCGGCATCGTAATCTACGTCATCACGCTCAAAGCCAAATAGCTTCAAGAATTCGTGCTTATAACCAGCATAGTCGGTAATCTCGAATAAGTTTTCGGTCGTCACTTCCGGCCACAGATCCTGGCACGCTTGCTGAACGTCATCGCGCAACTCCCAGTCATCTAAACGCAGGCGCCCTACCTCATCAGTTACCATTTCACCGCGCTTGCCTTGGGGTGAGTAGAGCTGCTCGCCGAACAGACGGTTTAACTGATCGATCGTGCCTTCGTGCAGGCCCTGCTCTTTCATGATGCGGTAGACCATGGCGATATACAGCGGCATTACCGGAATGGCCGCGCTCGCCTGGGTGACCACCGACTTGAGTACCGCCACATTGGCACCGCCACCGGTCTCTTTCAGCTTGGCGTCGATAGCCGCTGCGGCGCGGTCAAGGTCTTCCTTGGCTTTACCCAGCGCTCCGTGCCAGTAGATCGGCCAGGTGATTTCAGTGCCGATATAGCTAAACGCCACGCTACGCGCACCTTTAGCAAGCACACCCGCTTGGTCAAGCGCTTCCATCCACAGTTCCCAATCTTCGCCCCCCATTACCGTAATGGTGTCGTCGATTTCCTGCTGGGTGGCTGGCTCTACTTCTGCTTCGATAATCGCGTCTTTATTGGTATCGATAGCCGTGGCGCGGTAAGTTTCGCCAATTGGCTTGAGGCTCGAGCGCTTAAGCTCGCCGCTATCCGGCAGCTTGCGAACGGGTGATGCCAGTGAGTAAACCACCAGATCGATCTCACCCATGTCCTGCTTGATCAGTTCAATGGCTTTTTCCCGTGCTTCATGGGAGAACGCATCGCCGTTAATCGACTTGCTATACAGCCCTTCCTGCTTGGCAAACTTATCGAAGGCGGCACTGTTGTACCAACCTGCGGTGCCGGGTTTCTTATCAGTAGCAGGCTTTTCAAAGAACACACCCAGGGTGTCGGCACCGTAGCCAAACGCAGCTGTGATGCGCGCTGCCAACCCGTAGCCACTTGAAGCCCCAATGACGAGTACTTTTTTTGGGCCAGCCTGCTTATCCAAACCACGAGCACGGGTCGCTTCAATCTGTTCGCGAACGTTCTGCTCGCAGCCGATGGGATGAGTAGTGGTACAAATAAAGCCGCGTACTTTGGGTTTAATAATCACAGAGAACCTCTTAATCGGATTGATTTAGCTTTTAATATCGTAACTGGCAACATCATAACTAGCGACACCGTTTTGCCATAGCTTTTGGCATAGTTTGTGGCATAGTTTTTGAATTTGAAATAGCAGTGTCATGACTCATAGAGACTATTCTAGCCATCTCCGTGCGCTCTGTCCGCTCCTGTGCTCTTGTCCCTTTGAGCTCCTATCCGCCCTTGAGCTCGGGGCGCATTCGCGTCACGATAGCTGCCAGAGTACTTATATCGGCACTTATATCAGCAACGACTTCCCATGAGGCGATCATGAATGCACAGCAGCTAGTAGATGAACGCGGCGATCTTTGGCTAGCGCTAGCCCCGCTGTGGCTGGATCGTGAACCCAGCGAGCGCGATTACGCGCGTATGGTCGAGGTCGTAGAGCGCTATGATATGACCCTTAACGAGCTCGAATGGATGTTCCGCCTGGAAATGGCACCGGTGATGTCTCGCCACCAGCTTTCAATCGCCAGCGAGTGGCGACAATTTGACGACTATAAGCTGATGAAGCAGTTGGTCAATCACAACATGCGCCTGAAGGGCTGGCGCCGCAAAAGCTGGGCGCTGTTTTCAGGCTTAACGACCATGATGGTGCGTCACCGCTGGAACGCGCTAATGAATCGTATAGCAGTCGCGCGGGGCGAGCAGGTATAGAAGGCTAGTGCCTTGTAAGGTTATGGGTAAGTTTGATCCAAGGCTTCTTCCAAAGCCAAACGCAATGGACGCCCGTGGTCGCGAGGCCCAAAGCGGGCAATCACCTTGCCATCACGCCCCACCAGGAACTTGGTAAAATTCCATTTAATCAGCTGTGTGCCTAGGACTCCAGGCGCCTCGCGCTTGAGCAGCACAAACAGTGGATGGGCATCACTGCCATTGACATTGACCTTTTCCAGTAGCGGAAAACTGACTCCAAACTGCTGTTCCCCAAACTGGCAAAACGCTTGAGCGCTCTCCGGCGACTGGCGGCCAAATTGATTACACGGGAAACCGAGCACGGTGAAGCCTCGGTCCCGATAGCGTTGAAAAAGGGTTTCGAGTTCGCTGAGCTGCGGGGTAAAACCGCACTGGCTGGCAACGTTCACCACCAGCAGCACCTGGCCGCGCAGCGCACGTAAGTTGAACGGCAGCCCTTGGTGGGTATAGCAGTCTTGGTCGTATATTTGCATCATTCGGCCCCACAAAACCCCAAACGGCATGGTTATCACCATGCCACGGCTATGCTTTTTACACCAGCGGTCCGGCGACCACGCGTAGCGCCAACGCGATTAACAGGACGCCTGTGATGCGGTTAATCCAGTGGGCACGCCGCTGTAGCCAGGGCAGAATCTGCGAGTGGGAAAGCACCACCGCCACCAGCACGTACCATCCCCCGTCAATGATCATTGCCGTTAACACAATGATCGCTTTGGCCAGTCCACTCATCTCCGGGGTCACAAACTGGCTCAGCAGCGCGACAAAAAACAGAATCAGCTTCGGGTTGCCTAATGCCACTAACACGCCCTCTTTGGCCGCTTGCCCTCGGCTAGTGACAATCGCATTAGGCTCCAAGGCACCCGCTTTCCCGGCACGCAGCGCTTTAACCCCTAGCCACGCCAAATAAGCCGCGCCGAACCAAGTAATCAGCTGGAACAGCAGCGGAAAGCCAGCGATTATCGCACCTAGCCCCCAAACGGTCAGGAGCGCATAAAAGCCTACGCCGAAGGCATGGAAGACTGCCGCGGTCACTCCAGTAAAACGCCCACCACCCAACGTATGGCGAAGCACCAGTGCCAGGCTCGGCCCTGGCGACATAGCGCCCATGGCACAAATCGCGGCGAGTGATAGCCAGAGTGTTAACGGCATGCCTTTTCCTCCTTGAAGGGTCAAAATCAAAATATGAGCGATGATGGTGAGTATACGCTAAGCCAAGCAACACTTCGGTAAGCGTCTTAAATAACGCTGTTAGCATGGTACGCTGTTGGGTAAAATTTACTCTTTTCGCTCTGTGCGATTTATTCGCTCTTTTGAAAACATCCGCCCCGCCGCTCATTGCGCGGGGTATATAGAAAACATAGGTCTAGAAAACATAGGTCTAGAAAAAATAGGACGGCAACATGGGTAGGGCTTTTCAGAACCGTAAGGAATCCATGGCCAAAACGGCCGATGCAAAGACCAAGGTCTACAGCAAATATGGACGCGAGATTTACGTTTGCGCTAAAGCTGGTGGCACCGACCCTAATGGCAATCTGGCGCTGCGCGGTCTAATGGAGCGGGCCAAAAAAGACCAAGTGCCCTCTCACGTTATTGATAAAGCGCTCGACAAAGCCAGTGGTGCCGGTGGCGAGGATTTCTCGTCCGCACGTTACGAAGGCTTCGGTCCAGGCAATGTGATGGTGATTGTCGATTGTCTTACCGACAACCCCAACCGTACCTTTGGCGATGTGCGCGGCTGCTTCACCAAAACCAAGAGCAAAATCGGCACGCCCGGTAGCGTCAGCCATATGTTTGACCACTGCGCTATCTTCTCCTTCACCGGAAGCGATGAAGAAGCCGTACTCGAAGCGCTGATGGAAGCCGATGTGGATGTTACCGACATTGAGCAAGAGGGCGAGCGCATCACCGTTTTCGCCCCGCACACCGACTACGCTAAAGCCAAACAGGCGCTACTGGACGCGTTCGGTGAGATTGACTTCGAGGCAGACGAGATCCAGTTTCTGCCGCAAACCACCACCCCGGTAGAGGGTGATGACGTGGCAATGTTTGAAAAGTTTCTGGGCATGCTCAACGAACTGGATGATGTACAAAACGTCTATCACAGCGGTGAATTACCCGAAGAGAGTGATAGCTAATCATTACCTCTTGAGTAAGCTGACCCCACAGCGTTGCGGGTATCCAAGGCCGCATCCGGTGGCAACATTGCTGACTGCACGCCCGCGGCACTCAGCACTTTCTTACCGCGCAAGGTGAGATCGGTAATAAACAAAAACTGCTGACGGGGATCCACCGGATAGGCGCGTATGCGGTAGTGGGTGCCCCAGGGTTTCTCCTCAGCCACCACAATGATCGGCTGGTCGAATTTAAGGTAGGCACTGGTCAGCGCTACATCACGCAGCGCTTTCCGTACCCAGCCTGCCTCGTGCTCTGGGTGAAGGTAAAAACTCGCTACGCACTGCAGGCTGGTACCGCCGTTGTTGGCATTATAAACGGCGTGATCCCACAGCTTTAAATGCGGCACATAGACCAAATCATCGTCAGGAGTTTGGATGTCTACGGTGCGTAAGCCAACGTGTTTGACTTCGCCGTAGGTATCTTCAATTTGAACCCAATCGCCGGGCCGATAAGGCAGTTCTACCGCTGAAACAACGCCCGCTATCAAGCTGCTCACGTAATCTTTCATGGCAAAGCCAATGGCCAAGCCCAGTGCGCCCAACAGGGTCACCATATTGCGTAGCGACGGCTCGATAATCGTGGGTACGATGATGGCGAGTGCCGTCATTAATATCAGCAAGCGCGTCATCGGCACTAAAGCAAAAATACGAAAGCGAACTTGGCCATGCATTCGATTGCCGATCCAGTTCAGCCCCCTCTGGCTGGCAATAATCAGCACAATGGTTGATAGCAGCACTACGCCCAACGTAATCAGCGCTTGGCTATCGATATCGTTAAACAGTCGCGCGTACTTTTGTTGTTCTTCCATAGATTGCCCTCCCGGGCCTGTCACTTATAGCGGGCTGCTTAGAGAGGATCCACTAGATAATTACGCGACTCTAGTAACTGACGAACGCTCGCGTAGCTTAACGGTGCGATCTGCCAACGTCCTTCACAGCTTGAAACAATGCCTTTGCGCTGAAGCGCTAAACGGGCATTGAGTGCTTCATGGTGTGAAAACGGCAGAACTTCCCCCAGAGAGTCGTCATCCAGTCCGCCATGAACCAATAACGCATGTAGCACCAGCGTGGCGATATCGCCGGTATCAACGGCAAGCTCCGCCTCTGCTAGGGCATCCACAAGCCAGAGGGCCTCTTCATCGTCTGCTTTTGGCTCACGTAACCGCTCGCGCCAGTAGTGCCATGCAAGACCTATATGACCGCGGCAGTGAGCCGCTAAGCGCTGCAGTTCTCTATTAGGCGCTTTACTCTTTTGCTCAGATGCTGAGTCGAACAACACCTGCTTACCGGTTCGCGTGCTGTAAACAGGCGGAGGTTGCCCCGAATGGGTCGCAATTTGTGCAAAATAGCGTGCCAGCTGCTCGCCCTCCATGGATTGAAGGGTAAACACCGGCGCCCCATCGAGACCGATCACCCGATGAAGGAAAGCGTAAGTCCAGCTGTCGCAACCAATCACACCTTTACCCAAACGGCCACTTAAAGCACGCTCAAGAAACTCTCGAACGCCCTGAATACCCTGGGTGTGGCGTAAAAAATAGCGTTCCAGAGCGGGAATGGCCCATTCTCGTTGATTGACACACTGCTCTACCCACTGAGTGCTACCCTCGGCTATTTCGCTAAGCGTGGGCGGCGCTAAGCAGGCAACATGATGCTTTTCAGCCCAATGAGTTACCACCGAAGCATGACCGCTGTAGGGCGTGGTAATAAAGAACGTTACCGGCGCATCCTGGCCTTCTAGCTGTTGCCCCAACGCTCTAGCCGCGGGAGTCCAATCAATAGACGGCACTAAATGTGCTAGCCTAACCTCGGGTAGCGCACGTAGCTCGCTTTCGTCTTTTACCTGCTGCTCAGCGTCTTTTTTGCCCCCCAGCCACGACGAGATCGAGCGGAACGAACGTCGCCATTGGCTTGCCTGGGTCTGCTCAGGGGTACGAAACTGATCGAGCTCGACGACCGCCCACAGCGGCGTGTCGGCTGATGATGACTGCTCCCCCATGAACTTCCCCTCTGGCTGATGATAAGCACTCACTTTAGCATGTCGCGCCAGGCTTCTAACCTCTTGGACGAACTTATGGTCTAAAGTAAAGTCTTTATAGACAGTAGTTAGCGCACAAAACGGACTATTATTTTATTGCGAGAGCAATGACAAAAGCTAAAGGAGAAAGCAATGAGTGTTGTCCACGTTAGCGAAGCAGAACTCCACGCCAAGCTCGAGAAGTGTATTGCCGGTGAGCGGCTACTGATTGAGCATGAGGGCAATCGCTTTAGCGCCAGAATCCAGCACGTTGGGCTAATGGGCGTGAAGGTGATACCTGAAACCGAGATTAAGAACAGCCATCGCACACCGGGTGACGTTGAAGGCGTGATGGTGCCCTATGACGAAATATTAGAGCTTGAAGTGAAGGGTGTGGTCTACAGCCGCTTGCCAGACTAGTCTTCACTTGCACGCCCGGCAAGTGCGCAAGGCGTGCAAACTGCTTATCTATGGCT
This Vreelandella neptunia DNA region includes the following protein-coding sequences:
- the fabV gene encoding enoyl-ACP reductase FabV, encoding MIIKPKVRGFICTTTHPIGCEQNVREQIEATRARGLDKQAGPKKVLVIGASSGYGLAARITAAFGYGADTLGVFFEKPATDKKPGTAGWYNSAAFDKFAKQEGLYSKSINGDAFSHEAREKAIELIKQDMGEIDLVVYSLASPVRKLPDSGELKRSSLKPIGETYRATAIDTNKDAIIEAEVEPATQQEIDDTITVMGGEDWELWMEALDQAGVLAKGARSVAFSYIGTEITWPIYWHGALGKAKEDLDRAAAAIDAKLKETGGGANVAVLKSVVTQASAAIPVMPLYIAMVYRIMKEQGLHEGTIDQLNRLFGEQLYSPQGKRGEMVTDEVGRLRLDDWELRDDVQQACQDLWPEVTTENLFEITDYAGYKHEFLKLFGFERDDVDYDADVNPEVTFDVVNL
- a CDS encoding DUF7079 family protein, which produces MNAQQLVDERGDLWLALAPLWLDREPSERDYARMVEVVERYDMTLNELEWMFRLEMAPVMSRHQLSIASEWRQFDDYKLMKQLVNHNMRLKGWRRKSWALFSGLTTMMVRHRWNALMNRIAVARGEQV
- a CDS encoding glutathione peroxidase; this encodes MQIYDQDCYTHQGLPFNLRALRGQVLLVVNVASQCGFTPQLSELETLFQRYRDRGFTVLGFPCNQFGRQSPESAQAFCQFGEQQFGVSFPLLEKVNVNGSDAHPLFVLLKREAPGVLGTQLIKWNFTKFLVGRDGKVIARFGPRDHGRPLRLALEEALDQTYP
- a CDS encoding LysE family translocator, whose product is MPLTLWLSLAAICAMGAMSPGPSLALVLRHTLGGGRFTGVTAAVFHAFGVGFYALLTVWGLGAIIAGFPLLFQLITWFGAAYLAWLGVKALRAGKAGALEPNAIVTSRGQAAKEGVLVALGNPKLILFFVALLSQFVTPEMSGLAKAIIVLTAMIIDGGWYVLVAVVLSHSQILPWLQRRAHWINRITGVLLIALALRVVAGPLV
- a CDS encoding YebC/PmpR family DNA-binding transcriptional regulator, which codes for MGRAFQNRKESMAKTADAKTKVYSKYGREIYVCAKAGGTDPNGNLALRGLMERAKKDQVPSHVIDKALDKASGAGGEDFSSARYEGFGPGNVMVIVDCLTDNPNRTFGDVRGCFTKTKSKIGTPGSVSHMFDHCAIFSFTGSDEEAVLEALMEADVDVTDIEQEGERITVFAPHTDYAKAKQALLDAFGEIDFEADEIQFLPQTTTPVEGDDVAMFEKFLGMLNELDDVQNVYHSGELPEESDS
- a CDS encoding mechanosensitive ion channel family protein, whose product is MEEQQKYARLFNDIDSQALITLGVVLLSTIVLIIASQRGLNWIGNRMHGQVRFRIFALVPMTRLLILMTALAIIVPTIIEPSLRNMVTLLGALGLAIGFAMKDYVSSLIAGVVSAVELPYRPGDWVQIEDTYGEVKHVGLRTVDIQTPDDDLVYVPHLKLWDHAVYNANNGGTSLQCVASFYLHPEHEAGWVRKALRDVALTSAYLKFDQPIIVVAEEKPWGTHYRIRAYPVDPRQQFLFITDLTLRGKKVLSAAGVQSAMLPPDAALDTRNAVGSAYSRGND